From the Priestia koreensis genome, one window contains:
- the dnaJ gene encoding molecular chaperone DnaJ, with product MSKRDYYEVLGISKGASKDEIKKSYRKLSKKYHPDINKEADAADKFKEIKEAYEVLGDDQKRAHYDQFGHTDPNQGFGGFGGGGDFGGGFGFEDIFSSIFGGGRRRDPNAPRQGADLQYTMTLSFEEAVFGKDTTIEIPREETCDTCSGTGAKPGTKVDTCSHCHGSGQLNVEQSTPFGRIVNRRVCHHCNGTGKIIRDKCKTCHGDGKVTKTTKINVKIPAGVDDGQQLRVSGQGEPGVNGGPQGDLYVVFQVRSHEFFERNGDDIYCEMPLTFAQAALGDEIEVPTLHGKVKLKIPAGTQTGTKFRLKGKGVANVRGYGQGDQHIQVRVITPAKLSDKQKQLLRDFADLSGQGAPDEQHDSFFAKVRRAFKGE from the coding sequence ATGAGTAAACGAGATTATTACGAAGTCCTTGGAATTAGTAAAGGTGCTTCAAAGGACGAAATTAAAAAATCGTACCGAAAACTATCCAAGAAGTATCATCCAGACATCAATAAGGAAGCGGACGCAGCTGATAAATTTAAGGAAATTAAAGAAGCGTACGAAGTGTTAGGTGATGATCAAAAGAGAGCTCACTACGATCAGTTCGGTCATACAGATCCTAACCAAGGCTTTGGTGGATTTGGCGGAGGCGGCGACTTCGGTGGTGGATTCGGATTCGAAGACATTTTCAGTTCTATTTTCGGTGGAGGACGTCGACGTGATCCAAATGCACCGCGTCAAGGAGCCGATTTACAATATACGATGACACTAAGCTTTGAAGAAGCGGTGTTTGGAAAAGATACAACAATTGAAATTCCACGTGAAGAAACGTGTGATACATGTAGCGGTACAGGAGCGAAGCCAGGAACAAAAGTGGACACTTGTTCACACTGTCATGGTTCAGGGCAGCTAAACGTCGAGCAATCGACTCCGTTTGGCCGAATCGTCAATCGCCGTGTATGTCACCATTGTAATGGAACGGGCAAAATCATCCGTGACAAATGTAAAACGTGTCATGGTGATGGAAAAGTAACAAAAACAACAAAAATTAACGTGAAAATTCCAGCAGGTGTGGATGACGGTCAGCAGCTACGTGTATCTGGCCAAGGTGAACCAGGTGTCAACGGTGGCCCACAAGGTGATCTGTATGTCGTATTCCAAGTTCGTTCTCACGAGTTCTTCGAACGAAATGGTGATGACATCTATTGTGAAATGCCGTTAACATTTGCTCAAGCAGCCCTCGGTGACGAGATTGAAGTACCTACGTTGCACGGAAAAGTGAAGCTGAAAATTCCAGCAGGCACGCAAACAGGCACTAAATTCCGTCTAAAAGGAAAAGGTGTTGCAAACGTGCGTGGTTACGGACAAGGGGACCAGCACATTCAAGTGCGCGTCATTACCCCAGCCAAACTGTCGGATAAACAAAAGCAATTATTACGCGATTTTGCTGATTTAAGTGGGCAAGGAGCTCCTGATGAGCAACATGATTCATTTTTCGCAAAAGTACGCCGTGCCTTTAAAGGTGAATAA
- the dnaK gene encoding molecular chaperone DnaK, with protein MSKIIGIDLGTTNSCVAVLEGGEPKVIPNPEGNRTTPSVVAFKNGERQVGEVAKRQAITNPNTIISIKRHMGTDYKVEVEGKNYTPQELSAIILQNLKASAEAYLGEEVTKAVITVPAYFNDAERQATKDAGRIAGLEVERIINEPTAAALAYGLEKTDEDQTILVYDLGGGTFDVSILELGDGVFEVRATAGDNRLGGDDFDQVIIDYLVAEFKKENGIDLAQDKMALQRLKDAAEKAKKDLSGVTSTQISLPFITAGAAGPLHLEVSLSRAKFEELSSHLVERTMAPVRQSLKDAGLSPSELDKVILVGGSTRIPAVQDAIKKETGKEPHKGVNPDEVVALGAAIQGGVLTGDVKDVVLLDVTPLSLGIETMGGVFTKLIDRNTTIPTSKSQVFSTAADSQTAVDIHVLQGERSMASDNKTLGRFQLTDIPAAPRGVPQIEVTFDIDKNGIVNVRAKDLGTNKEQAITIQSSSGLSDEEVERMVKEAEENSDADKKRKEEVDLRNEADQLVFATEKTLKDLEGKVDEAEVVKANEAKDALKGAIEKNDLEEIRAKKDELQQIVQALTTKLYEEAAKAQQGAEGAAGGASTKGDDDVVDAEYEEVKDDK; from the coding sequence ATGAGTAAAATCATTGGTATTGACTTAGGAACAACAAACTCTTGTGTCGCAGTTCTTGAAGGCGGCGAACCAAAAGTAATTCCAAATCCAGAAGGAAACCGTACAACACCATCTGTTGTGGCATTCAAAAACGGTGAGCGTCAAGTTGGGGAAGTAGCAAAGCGCCAAGCAATTACAAACCCAAACACAATCATCTCAATCAAACGTCACATGGGTACGGACTACAAAGTAGAAGTAGAAGGTAAAAACTATACACCTCAAGAACTTTCTGCAATTATCCTACAAAACTTAAAAGCATCTGCTGAAGCTTACTTAGGTGAAGAAGTAACAAAAGCTGTTATTACAGTTCCTGCTTACTTCAACGATGCAGAGCGCCAAGCAACAAAAGACGCTGGTCGTATCGCGGGCTTAGAAGTTGAACGTATTATCAACGAGCCAACAGCAGCAGCATTAGCGTATGGTCTTGAAAAAACAGACGAAGATCAAACAATTCTAGTTTATGACTTAGGTGGCGGTACATTCGACGTATCAATCCTTGAACTAGGCGACGGCGTATTCGAAGTACGCGCTACAGCTGGTGACAACCGTCTTGGTGGAGATGACTTTGACCAAGTAATCATCGACTACTTAGTAGCAGAATTTAAAAAAGAAAACGGCATTGATCTTGCTCAAGATAAAATGGCGTTACAACGTCTAAAAGATGCAGCTGAAAAAGCGAAAAAAGATCTTTCAGGTGTAACTTCAACACAAATTTCTTTACCGTTCATCACTGCAGGTGCAGCAGGCCCACTTCACTTAGAAGTATCGTTAAGCCGTGCTAAGTTTGAAGAGCTATCTTCACACCTAGTAGAACGTACAATGGCTCCTGTACGCCAATCACTAAAAGATGCTGGTTTATCACCAAGCGAACTTGATAAAGTTATTCTTGTTGGTGGATCTACGCGTATTCCAGCTGTACAAGATGCAATCAAAAAAGAAACAGGTAAAGAGCCACATAAAGGTGTAAACCCTGATGAAGTTGTAGCACTAGGTGCAGCAATTCAAGGTGGCGTATTAACTGGTGACGTGAAAGACGTTGTGTTACTTGACGTAACGCCACTTTCACTTGGTATCGAAACAATGGGCGGCGTGTTCACGAAGCTAATTGATCGTAATACAACAATCCCAACAAGTAAGTCACAAGTGTTCTCTACAGCAGCTGATAGCCAAACTGCAGTAGACATTCACGTACTACAAGGTGAACGTTCAATGGCAAGCGACAACAAAACGTTAGGTCGTTTCCAATTAACAGATATCCCAGCAGCTCCACGCGGTGTACCACAAATCGAAGTAACGTTTGATATTGATAAAAACGGTATCGTAAACGTACGTGCAAAAGATTTAGGTACAAACAAAGAGCAAGCCATCACAATTCAATCATCTTCAGGTCTTTCTGATGAAGAAGTAGAACGTATGGTGAAAGAAGCAGAAGAAAATTCTGATGCAGACAAAAAGCGTAAGGAAGAAGTAGACCTACGCAATGAAGCTGACCAACTTGTATTTGCTACTGAAAAAACGTTAAAAGACCTTGAAGGTAAAGTAGACGAAGCAGAAGTAGTAAAAGCAAACGAAGCGAAAGACGCGTTAAAAGGGGCAATCGAGAAAAACGATCTTGAAGAAATTCGTGCGAAAAAAGACGAACTTCAACAAATCGTTCAAGCACTAACAACAAAGCTTTATGAAGAAGCTGCAAAAGCTCAACAAGGTGCTGAAGGCGCTGCGGGCGGAGCTTCAACAAAAGGCGATGACGATGTAGTGGACGCTGAATACGAAGAAGTAAAAGACGACAAGTAA
- the grpE gene encoding nucleotide exchange factor GrpE: MANEKHTSEEMVEESVHTEEVEETDVHEEAAEQAEEKDAKDVEIEALQAKVEEQENRYLRLQADFDNLRRRTRLDAESAEKYRAQKLITDILPALDNFERALKVDTEEAQNDAILQGMQMVYRQLAEALQKEGLEAIEAVGSPFDPYLHQAVMQVEDDSYEPNTVVEEFQKGYKLKDKVIRPSMVKVNQ; this comes from the coding sequence TTGGCAAACGAGAAACACACATCGGAAGAAATGGTAGAGGAATCAGTTCATACTGAAGAAGTAGAAGAAACTGATGTACACGAGGAAGCAGCAGAACAAGCTGAAGAGAAAGATGCGAAAGACGTGGAAATTGAAGCACTTCAAGCAAAAGTAGAGGAGCAGGAAAACCGCTATCTACGCCTGCAAGCAGACTTTGATAACCTTCGTCGCCGCACTCGCTTAGACGCAGAATCTGCTGAGAAGTATCGTGCTCAAAAACTTATTACTGACATTTTACCAGCTCTTGATAACTTTGAAAGAGCGTTAAAAGTAGATACAGAAGAAGCTCAAAACGATGCTATCTTACAAGGAATGCAAATGGTCTATCGTCAACTAGCTGAAGCTCTTCAAAAAGAAGGACTTGAGGCAATTGAAGCGGTAGGAAGCCCGTTTGATCCTTATCTTCACCAAGCAGTTATGCAAGTTGAAGATGATTCTTATGAACCGAACACGGTTGTAGAAGAATTCCAAAAAGGTTATAAGTTAAAAGATAAAGTCATTCGCCCATCTATGGTGAAAGTGAATCAATAA
- the hrcA gene encoding heat-inducible transcriptional repressor HrcA, with protein sequence MLTERQLLILQVIIDDFIRSAQPVGSRTLSKKEDISFSSATIRNEMADLEELGFIEKTHSSSGRVPSEKGYRYYVDHLISPQLLTVADISKVKSLFAERIFELEQVVQKSAQILSELTNLTSIVLGPRVTTHRLKQIQILPLSGESAVAIIVTDTGHVESKTISVPKAVRGTDLEKMVNILNERLVGVPMVELHDRIYKEIAVLLRAHIHEYEQSVEMISNILHVDNEEKIFIGGKTNMLNQPEFNDINKVRSLLTMIEQEDQVTRLLHSNKLGIQVKIGRENQESAMENCSLITATYSLGGEQLGKIAVLGPTRMEYSRVISLLQLFSHDFAQGWQNLHLKE encoded by the coding sequence GTGCTAACAGAACGACAATTGTTGATTTTGCAAGTGATTATTGACGATTTCATTCGATCTGCACAGCCAGTAGGTTCTCGAACCTTATCGAAAAAAGAAGACATTAGCTTTAGTTCTGCTACGATTCGAAACGAAATGGCGGATTTAGAAGAATTAGGATTTATTGAAAAAACCCATAGCTCTTCAGGTCGAGTTCCTTCTGAAAAAGGATATCGCTATTACGTGGATCATTTAATATCCCCACAATTGTTAACAGTAGCTGACATCTCTAAAGTAAAGTCTCTTTTTGCGGAAAGGATCTTCGAGCTAGAGCAGGTCGTCCAAAAATCAGCACAAATTTTATCTGAATTAACAAATCTAACATCTATCGTGTTAGGACCAAGAGTTACCACACATCGTTTAAAACAAATTCAAATCTTACCTCTCAGCGGTGAGTCAGCCGTTGCAATTATTGTCACGGATACGGGGCACGTCGAAAGTAAAACGATTTCCGTCCCTAAAGCTGTAAGAGGAACAGATCTTGAAAAAATGGTCAACATTTTAAATGAACGACTTGTAGGCGTCCCGATGGTTGAACTACACGATCGGATTTATAAAGAGATCGCGGTCTTATTACGTGCTCATATCCATGAATACGAGCAATCCGTAGAGATGATCTCAAACATTTTACACGTCGACAATGAGGAGAAGATCTTCATTGGCGGTAAGACAAATATGTTGAATCAGCCAGAGTTTAATGATATTAATAAGGTTCGTTCATTGCTTACAATGATTGAGCAAGAAGATCAGGTAACGCGCCTGCTGCACTCGAACAAGTTAGGCATTCAAGTGAAAATTGGTCGCGAAAATCAAGAAAGCGCGATGGAGAATTGTAGTTTGATTACCGCTACTTATTCTCTAGGAGGCGAGCAGTTAGGAAAAATTGCGGTGTTAGGTCCAACACGAATGGAATACTCACGCGTGATTAGTCTACTGCAGTTATTCTCGCACGATTTTGCGCAAGGCTGGCAAAACTTACATTTAAAAGAATAG
- the hemW gene encoding radical SAM family heme chaperone HemW, with amino-acid sequence MVKAAYLHIPFCHHICHYCDFNKVFFQNQPVEAYLEAMDQEMKQTVSTFPTKQLETIFVGGGTPTALDEKQLEQFLTSIRTYLPLAENGEYTFEANPNELTKEKLTLLKEYGVNRLSIGVQTFDEQLLKTIGRVHTNEEVERLVKLAKEMGFSNISLDLMYGLPGQDLDMFHQSIEKALELDVEHISSYSLIVEPKTVFYNLMRKGKLHTPSEDDEAKMYGFLMETLAKSNFHQYEISNFAKPGYESRHNLTYWDNEEYYGIGAGAHGYVGGVRRSNVAPIKRYMDLVGETGFAYLDQHVVTKGEQLEEEMFLGLRKTKGVSKERFEEKFGQSIQSVFGDAIAEQVKLGLLTDEDGYVRLTTKGRFLGNEVFQAFLGIND; translated from the coding sequence ATGGTGAAAGCCGCCTATTTGCATATTCCGTTTTGTCATCACATTTGTCACTATTGTGATTTTAATAAAGTATTTTTTCAAAATCAGCCAGTTGAGGCTTATTTAGAGGCAATGGATCAAGAAATGAAACAAACCGTTTCTACCTTTCCAACAAAACAATTGGAGACCATTTTTGTAGGGGGAGGAACACCTACTGCGCTAGATGAGAAGCAGTTAGAGCAATTTTTAACGAGCATTCGCACGTACTTACCGCTAGCTGAAAACGGTGAGTATACGTTTGAAGCAAACCCTAATGAGCTAACGAAAGAAAAATTGACGCTTTTAAAAGAGTATGGCGTGAACCGTCTTAGCATTGGGGTTCAAACGTTTGATGAACAGCTGCTTAAAACCATTGGGCGTGTGCATACAAATGAGGAAGTGGAGCGCTTAGTAAAGCTCGCAAAAGAAATGGGCTTCTCGAACATTAGCTTGGATTTAATGTATGGACTTCCTGGACAAGACCTAGACATGTTCCATCAGTCTATTGAAAAAGCACTTGAATTGGACGTGGAGCATATCTCGTCGTACTCACTCATCGTGGAACCAAAAACCGTTTTTTATAACCTGATGAGAAAAGGAAAGCTTCACACACCGTCAGAAGATGATGAAGCGAAGATGTACGGATTTTTAATGGAAACGTTAGCGAAGTCAAACTTCCATCAATACGAAATTAGTAACTTTGCAAAGCCGGGTTATGAAAGCAGGCACAATCTAACATACTGGGATAATGAAGAGTATTATGGGATTGGAGCTGGCGCACACGGTTATGTAGGCGGCGTTAGACGTTCTAACGTGGCGCCGATTAAACGATACATGGACCTTGTAGGAGAAACTGGGTTTGCTTATTTAGATCAACACGTTGTCACAAAGGGCGAGCAGCTAGAAGAGGAAATGTTCCTCGGGCTTCGAAAAACGAAAGGCGTTTCCAAAGAGCGCTTTGAAGAAAAGTTTGGCCAGAGCATTCAATCTGTATTCGGTGATGCGATTGCTGAACAAGTGAAGCTAGGGTTACTAACGGATGAAGATGGTTATGTGCGCCTTACGACAAAAGGTCGTTTTTTAGGCAACGAAGTGTTTCAAGCGTTTCTAGGGATTAATGATTGA
- the lepA gene encoding translation elongation factor 4 codes for MDREAKLKRQSKIRNFSIIAHIDHGKSTLADRILEKTNALTSREMKAQLLDSMDLERERGITIKLNAVQLTYKAKDGEEYIFHLIDTPGHVDFTYEVSRSLAACEGAVLVVDAAQGIEAQTLANVYLALDNDLEILPVINKIDLPSAEPERVRQEVEDVIGLDASEAVLASAKAGIGIEEILEQVVAKVPAPTGDPEGPLKAMIFDSLYDSYRGVVAYIRIVEGSVKVGDKIRMMATGKEFEVTELGVFTPKAVAKEELSVGDVGFLTAAIKNVGDTRVGDTITHVKNSAAEPLPGYRRLNPMVFCGLYPIDTAKYNDLREALEKLELNDSALQFEPETSQALGFGFRCGFLGLLHMEIIQERIEREFKIDLITTAPSVIYDVHLTDGESLRVDNPSNMPDPQKIDHVEEPYVKATVMVPNDYVGAVMELCQKKRGIFIDMQYLDENRVSIVYEIPLSEIVYDFFDQLKSSTKGYASFDYELIGYKASSLVKMDILLNAEKVDALSFIVHRDSAYDRGKLIVEKLKELIPRQQFEVPIQAAVGQKIVARSTIKAMRKNVLAKCYGGDISRKRKLLDKQKEGKKRMKQVGSVEVPQEAFMAVLKMDED; via the coding sequence ATGGATAGAGAAGCAAAATTAAAGCGACAGTCAAAAATTCGTAACTTTTCAATCATCGCTCATATTGACCATGGAAAATCTACTCTAGCAGACCGCATTCTAGAAAAAACGAATGCGCTAACGTCTCGTGAGATGAAAGCACAGCTTTTAGATTCAATGGACTTAGAACGTGAACGTGGAATTACGATTAAACTTAATGCCGTCCAGTTAACATACAAAGCAAAAGACGGAGAAGAGTATATTTTTCATTTAATTGATACACCGGGGCACGTCGATTTTACATACGAAGTTTCCCGAAGCCTTGCAGCCTGTGAAGGTGCGGTACTCGTAGTAGATGCGGCTCAGGGAATTGAAGCACAAACGCTAGCAAACGTTTATTTAGCGTTAGACAATGATTTGGAAATTTTGCCTGTTATCAATAAAATTGATTTGCCAAGTGCAGAGCCAGAGCGCGTTCGTCAGGAAGTAGAAGACGTGATCGGATTAGACGCTTCAGAGGCAGTTCTAGCTTCTGCTAAGGCTGGTATTGGAATTGAAGAAATCCTAGAGCAAGTCGTGGCAAAGGTTCCAGCACCAACGGGAGACCCTGAAGGACCATTAAAAGCAATGATCTTCGATTCTCTATACGACTCTTATCGTGGGGTAGTAGCCTACATTCGAATTGTTGAAGGTAGCGTAAAAGTTGGAGACAAAATCAGAATGATGGCAACGGGCAAAGAATTCGAAGTAACCGAGCTAGGTGTGTTCACACCAAAAGCAGTGGCGAAAGAAGAATTATCTGTTGGAGACGTTGGCTTCTTAACGGCTGCGATTAAAAACGTTGGTGATACACGAGTGGGGGACACAATTACGCATGTTAAGAACAGTGCAGCAGAGCCTCTACCAGGTTATCGTCGATTAAATCCAATGGTATTCTGTGGTCTGTATCCAATTGATACAGCGAAATACAACGATCTACGTGAAGCTCTTGAAAAGCTTGAATTAAATGACTCAGCTCTACAATTCGAGCCAGAAACATCTCAAGCGCTTGGATTCGGCTTCCGCTGTGGTTTCTTAGGTCTTCTACACATGGAGATCATCCAAGAGCGTATTGAGCGCGAGTTCAAGATCGACCTTATTACAACAGCACCAAGTGTTATTTACGACGTGCATTTAACAGACGGAGAATCTTTACGCGTAGATAACCCTTCTAACATGCCAGATCCACAAAAGATCGACCATGTTGAAGAGCCATATGTTAAAGCAACGGTAATGGTTCCAAATGATTATGTTGGGGCTGTAATGGAGCTTTGTCAGAAGAAACGTGGTATTTTCATCGATATGCAATATCTAGATGAGAACCGTGTAAGCATTGTGTACGAAATTCCACTTTCAGAAATCGTATATGACTTCTTTGATCAGTTAAAATCAAGCACAAAAGGATATGCTTCTTTTGACTACGAGTTAATTGGATACAAAGCGTCGTCCCTTGTGAAGATGGACATTCTATTGAATGCTGAAAAAGTCGATGCGCTTTCCTTCATCGTTCACCGTGATTCAGCTTATGACCGTGGAAAGCTTATTGTTGAAAAACTAAAAGAGCTTATTCCGCGTCAGCAGTTCGAAGTGCCAATTCAAGCAGCTGTTGGGCAGAAGATCGTGGCTCGCTCTACGATCAAGGCGATGCGTAAAAACGTATTAGCTAAATGTTACGGGGGAGATATTTCCCGTAAGCGTAAATTGCTTGATAAGCAAAAAGAAGGTAAAAAGCGCATGAAGCAAGTAGGTTCTGTAGAGGTTCCACAAGAAGCCTTCATGGCCGTTCTGAAAATGGACGAAGATTAA
- a CDS encoding YqxA family protein yields the protein MVKFTIRCLLVASLLFFGVLLGMQTANEGLIKMKGYEDPALSKAVNISTDDGEVEASVLGAKSKFNLEEKQQLLEKRKAFNLFSNAGKKIANATKGAAEKGMHLLDGIFK from the coding sequence ATGGTGAAATTTACGATTCGTTGCTTACTTGTCGCTTCGTTGCTGTTCTTTGGTGTCCTGTTAGGGATGCAAACGGCTAATGAAGGGTTGATAAAAATGAAGGGCTATGAAGACCCCGCCCTCTCAAAAGCAGTTAACATTTCAACAGATGATGGAGAAGTAGAAGCCTCCGTTTTGGGTGCTAAATCAAAATTCAATTTAGAAGAAAAGCAGCAGCTGTTAGAAAAACGAAAAGCGTTTAATCTTTTTTCAAATGCGGGTAAAAAAATTGCCAACGCAACAAAAGGAGCAGCGGAAAAAGGCATGCACCTACTAGATGGCATTTTTAAGTAA
- the gpr gene encoding GPR endopeptidase: MGQELDLSKYSVRTDLAIEAREMVVQDREKEQTSSEIKGVIVKEKDVDGIKVTHVEVTAEGEEAIGKKKGRYLTLEAIGIRDKDSEFQSRVERVLAKELHQFIKTLNIADDATCLVVGLGNWNVTPDALGPMAVENLVITRHLFELEPESVDEGFRPVCALAPGVMGITGIETSEVIRGIVDRVKPDFLIAIDALASRSIERVNATIQLSDSGIHPGSGVGNKRKELSYETLGIPVIALGIPTVVDAVSITSDTIDFILKHFGREMKDQDKPSKSLVPAGMTFGEKKKLTEDDLPAEEERQTYLGMIGTLPEDEKRKLIHEVLSPLGHNLMVTPKEVDMFIEDMANVVAGGLNAALHHQIDQDNLGSYTH; the protein is encoded by the coding sequence ATGGGTCAGGAATTGGATTTAAGCAAATATAGTGTTCGTACTGATTTAGCGATTGAAGCACGTGAGATGGTTGTACAGGATCGTGAGAAAGAACAGACGTCATCAGAAATTAAAGGCGTTATTGTCAAAGAAAAAGATGTGGATGGAATTAAAGTAACACATGTTGAGGTAACGGCTGAAGGTGAAGAGGCCATCGGAAAGAAGAAAGGCCGCTATTTAACGTTAGAAGCAATCGGGATACGTGATAAAGACTCAGAATTTCAAAGTCGTGTGGAACGAGTTCTTGCCAAAGAACTTCACCAGTTTATTAAAACGCTAAACATTGCAGACGACGCTACATGCCTAGTAGTGGGACTCGGAAACTGGAACGTAACGCCTGATGCGCTCGGCCCAATGGCAGTCGAAAACTTGGTGATTACGCGCCATCTCTTTGAATTAGAGCCTGAAAGCGTTGATGAAGGGTTCCGCCCTGTCTGCGCCCTCGCACCGGGTGTGATGGGGATTACAGGAATTGAAACGAGCGAAGTGATTCGGGGGATTGTTGACCGCGTGAAGCCAGATTTCCTCATTGCGATTGATGCACTTGCATCTCGATCAATTGAACGTGTCAATGCAACGATTCAGTTATCTGACTCAGGCATTCATCCGGGTTCTGGGGTTGGAAATAAACGAAAAGAGCTCAGCTATGAAACGCTCGGTATTCCAGTTATCGCACTTGGCATTCCAACCGTTGTCGATGCGGTATCAATTACGAGTGATACGATCGATTTTATTTTAAAACACTTTGGGCGTGAAATGAAAGATCAAGACAAGCCGTCCAAATCACTTGTACCTGCTGGGATGACGTTTGGTGAGAAGAAGAAGCTAACAGAAGATGATCTTCCTGCTGAAGAAGAGCGTCAAACATATCTAGGGATGATTGGAACTCTTCCAGAAGATGAAAAGCGAAAGCTCATTCACGAAGTTCTTTCTCCGCTCGGACATAACTTAATGGTGACGCCAAAAGAAGTAGATATGTTTATTGAAGACATGGCAAACGTTGTAGCGGGTGGACTGAATGCGGCGCTTCATCACCAAATCGACCAAGATAATTTGGGGTCATACACTCATTAA
- the rpsT gene encoding 30S ribosomal protein S20: MPNIKSAIKRVKTNDARRAHNAQIKSSMRSAIKTFEALVASKDADNATSAFAVASKKLDKAARKGLIHKNVAARQKSRLAKQLNSLTA; this comes from the coding sequence ATGCCAAATATTAAATCTGCGATCAAACGTGTAAAAACTAACGACGCTCGTCGTGCTCACAACGCTCAAATCAAGTCTTCAATGCGTTCTGCAATCAAGACTTTCGAAGCTTTAGTTGCAAGCAAAGACGCTGACAACGCGACATCTGCTTTTGCAGTTGCTTCTAAAAAATTAGACAAAGCTGCTCGTAAAGGTCTTATCCATAAAAACGTTGCTGCTCGTCAAAAGTCTCGTTTAGCTAAACAACTAAACAGCTTAACTGCTTAA
- the holA gene encoding DNA polymerase III subunit delta — MIVTAKSTKKEGALAPIYLLHGTNTFILNEQKKKIIDQALNEDELEFNLSNYDLEDTPIEVAIEDAETLPFFGDRRVVVLNRPVFLTAEKTKEKIEHNLDKLQAYIEEPAPFSVVIIMATYEKLDERKKVTKLLKKNASCIEANEMGERELRSFIIDRLGEHSVDIEDFAVDLLLQLTGLKLSLVINELDKLTMYIGEGGMIKREHVEKLVPKTLEQNVFALVEAVVKRQVSDALVMYDELVRNNEEPIKILALLVSQFRLLYHTKQLSAQGYGQQQIAQTLKVHPFRVKLAMQQSRGFEENELKGIMKDLANADYEMKTGKMNKSLILQLFFLQRSAQ; from the coding sequence TTGATAGTGACGGCAAAAAGTACAAAAAAAGAGGGCGCGTTAGCCCCTATCTATTTATTGCATGGAACGAACACCTTCATTTTAAACGAACAGAAGAAGAAGATTATTGATCAAGCACTTAATGAGGATGAGCTAGAATTCAACTTGTCCAATTACGATCTAGAAGATACGCCAATTGAAGTAGCGATAGAAGATGCGGAAACACTGCCTTTTTTCGGAGACAGAAGGGTAGTCGTATTAAATCGTCCCGTCTTTTTAACAGCCGAAAAAACAAAAGAGAAAATTGAACATAATTTAGACAAGCTTCAAGCATACATTGAAGAGCCTGCACCGTTTTCAGTTGTCATCATCATGGCGACTTATGAAAAGCTAGATGAGCGCAAAAAGGTCACAAAACTACTGAAAAAAAATGCGTCGTGTATAGAAGCAAATGAAATGGGTGAGCGGGAGCTTCGTTCTTTTATCATTGATCGTCTCGGGGAGCATTCCGTTGATATTGAAGACTTTGCAGTTGATTTGCTCCTTCAGTTGACGGGGTTAAAGTTGTCTCTTGTGATCAACGAGCTTGACAAGCTGACGATGTACATTGGTGAAGGCGGTATGATTAAGAGAGAGCATGTGGAAAAATTAGTGCCAAAAACGCTCGAGCAAAACGTATTCGCATTAGTGGAAGCTGTTGTGAAGCGTCAAGTCTCAGATGCCCTTGTGATGTATGATGAATTGGTTCGAAATAACGAGGAGCCCATTAAAATCTTAGCCCTGTTGGTGTCACAGTTTCGACTGTTGTATCATACCAAACAACTTTCTGCACAAGGGTACGGACAGCAGCAAATTGCTCAAACGTTAAAGGTTCATCCGTTTCGTGTGAAGCTCGCGATGCAGCAAAGTCGAGGCTTTGAGGAAAATGAACTAAAAGGAATTATGAAGGATTTGGCAAACGCCGATTATGAAATGAAAACGGGGAAAATGAACAAATCGCTCATTTTGCAACTCTTTTTCTTGCAACGATCTGCACAATAA
- a CDS encoding YqzM family protein yields MNEFEQNVQSKRNDAVDSGVGFVVSFGFFTTLFIIATVVKLLS; encoded by the coding sequence ATGAACGAATTTGAGCAAAATGTCCAAAGTAAACGTAACGATGCTGTGGATTCTGGGGTAGGCTTTGTCGTATCATTTGGCTTTTTTACTACTTTGTTTATCATTGCAACTGTGGTCAAATTGTTAAGCTAG